The following coding sequences lie in one Cyanobacterium sp. Dongsha4 genomic window:
- the rnpA gene encoding ribonuclease P protein component — MGLPSKHRLKRRLNFQSVYQQGIRRSSRYFIVRALRVDESVSVYTQIGISVSRKVSKKAVVRNQIKRHIRVAFRSLLPRISSPWFIVIVVKPEVKECNYEHFLRELEKLLIKANIINGY, encoded by the coding sequence GTGGGACTACCATCAAAGCATCGACTGAAACGGCGTTTAAATTTCCAATCTGTTTATCAACAGGGTATTCGCCGCTCTAGTCGTTATTTTATTGTCCGAGCGTTACGGGTGGATGAGTCTGTTTCTGTTTATACCCAAATAGGGATTAGTGTTAGCCGTAAAGTGAGTAAGAAAGCGGTGGTTCGTAATCAAATAAAAAGGCATATTCGAGTTGCTTTTCGCTCTTTGTTGCCCCGGATTTCATCCCCTTGGTTTATTGTGATTGTGGTAAAACCTGAAGTTAAAGAATGCAATTATGAACATTTTTTGAGAGAATTAGAGAAGTTGTTAATTAAGGCGAATATAATCAATGGGTATTAG
- a CDS encoding protein jag: MDEQIQRGKKWLETLLTLMGVSASVTIGRVEQEERAISCWLTIDETKLTPNVIENLIGKKGETIDALQYLANVLLNIGVFDGEERFFTVELNGYRIRRQAELMAIAQKAADRVRITGMPEEIRYLSSVERRQVHSFLEKSGDLATESEGNEPDRRLIVKLRR; encoded by the coding sequence ATGGATGAACAAATCCAAAGGGGTAAAAAGTGGTTAGAAACATTACTAACTTTAATGGGTGTTTCTGCCAGTGTTACTATTGGTAGAGTTGAACAAGAAGAGAGAGCAATTTCTTGTTGGCTAACCATTGATGAAACTAAATTAACTCCCAACGTCATTGAAAATTTAATTGGGAAAAAAGGTGAAACCATTGATGCTTTACAGTATTTAGCTAATGTTTTGTTAAATATCGGAGTATTTGATGGGGAAGAACGTTTTTTCACAGTGGAGTTAAATGGTTATCGTATTCGTCGTCAAGCTGAACTAATGGCGATCGCACAAAAAGCCGCCGATAGAGTTCGTATTACGGGAATGCCAGAGGAAATACGCTATTTATCATCGGTAGAAAGAAGACAAGTTCATAGCTTTTTGGAGAAATCAGGAGATTTAGCCACAGAAAGCGAAGGAAATGAGCCTGATCGCCGTTTGATCGTAAAATTAAGACGATAA
- a CDS encoding translocation/assembly module TamB domain-containing protein — MIDSSDYSLSNSKKNKVTTQAIQNQKNLWRWFTYLTLLSVGGGLSYGWHFTTEKLNPLLEKSISNYLSRPIKLGKINTISFNHLTIGKTIIPTTATENDSAIVEEIIVHFNPLTLLSKKLDLDITLNQGEIYLQQDKNDSWLTLNISSQKSSLPWGLTVNVNDIQLNSGNLFVKNNLNPEKYSQLNINLANFIFEENKNLFNVEGNVVAGGNVNLTGWRIPSDNQWVLNINAENILTDTFNQLNLVRLPLQINSGKLNSNLILEFQNETLDSIEGNINVNQVDVSFPQLPYPLVNSNGNINLSKNGEIKLDNITTNLGLIPTQVTGIIDKNRNLNINANITNSLTIDDVASSLKLTPFNLETEGKIQGNVSLTGNVYNPIVKVKITNADEEIKVAKIPLDKITANLAIIDSQLNIEDVTILPKIGGEIKGNGFINLQKANSKFSIDWQGKEIDGEKLLNLYQQTLPISLGKISGNYNFSGNWQEFSNFQLTGASNIKLPQGEARVKNLQLNSDSWLANIEISQGSLRDLSFINCEKLKCQDSILQGNFNLSGNTQNLNQENLKLEGNFSFNLGENQIVLENTHLKDNNWQTTLEVNNFPLTQLLSLSNNPENQFLNVHGIDKGNITAGLIVKGDLDNQENINIEGQGDIFLPQGKIKVNQIKVAENNFIANTFTEGFSLSQLDNSWEGQVKGDLTVKGNVNSITPDKISVDGNLSFTQGISLISQPVTVSFGWNGEYLQVNRAVSENFQARGIINLDTKTQTIEDFDLDVTTQQMSLSKLSLPASLSLLNYQGNVDFQGKLIGNLSQPQLKGDVTLNKFEIANLNFSPLRGELSFSPQQGLDLALNDSDSEDKLAVTLDNQLKPQEIYLQKDSTQLRGLRESENFVVDMSEIPLDKVTKSWKSYLPSEIKEVGGILSGEVSLNLNDYNIDASKITITKPSLNHLHGDILTSEVVMKNDVIEFINGNLQHQENEYKFTGELVSLTHNPQLKLDVEIRNGDIQNLLTSWEFFEFSDISKGFQPREYASAKDLYSANSNSDNQYSVENDTISVVSNKSASLPSESDLSANPPLFAINSEGDSLLETIDTLQKVENNLILKREKILDKNLPSLEELTGKFNGVINLGFSSQDGVKADFDFRGNSWQWGSYEGNFLQVTGSYHNSLLTFLPVIIKSDETILSLTGTFQPERISGEVTLSNFPLSQIADIANLPDTLNIQGNVNSAIAISGSEKNPLAKGNIEAIDVQINNKNIDQTNASFGLRNSRIDFLASSNLTNNNESLKLIGSLPFQIFPNSSKPKNNDFKLDINLNKDGFTLLDILTNNQLKWLEGDGNIDLNIKGKYNQENNSIKEVNTEGIITLNNGVVQGKAIDNQTISNINGQVLFDFSQLNIPSLVGEFSGGSISLNGRLPLVDSQLDSQFLSLNVNDLSLNLNELYRGNASAELNISGSFIRPKLGGEINLYDGQIELTKNQSDKIISEQGLLNDINISDLYINLKDDIIIEQPPILNLRAKGQLNLKGKLNNLSPQGIIHLTDGNINLFTSQLSLANNYNNTAKFTPENGFNPYLDLQLESSVTETSRYQFADTSNSNEIRDLTNFSIDTVQTIKIKAGIKGWSDNLENNIVLSSSPQRNEAEIIALLGGGFFNNLTEANGNLDLVNLASAAFLGGVQGEIQKAFGFDELRLFPTQILDPENRISTLGLGAELALDLTDDLSISIMKILTNEQSPRYSIRYRLNDQTIFRGSSDFEQDTRGVLEFEHRF; from the coding sequence ATGATTGACTCCTCCGACTATTCCCTATCAAACTCTAAGAAAAATAAAGTAACCACACAAGCCATTCAGAATCAAAAAAACCTTTGGCGCTGGTTTACCTACCTGACTTTATTATCTGTAGGAGGAGGATTAAGCTACGGATGGCATTTCACTACAGAAAAACTAAACCCCTTACTAGAAAAATCTATTAGTAATTACCTTTCTCGTCCTATTAAACTAGGTAAAATAAATACGATTTCTTTTAATCATTTAACTATTGGGAAAACAATTATCCCCACTACCGCCACAGAAAACGATTCTGCTATCGTAGAAGAAATTATAGTCCATTTCAACCCCCTAACACTACTATCAAAAAAATTAGATTTAGACATCACTCTCAATCAAGGAGAAATTTATCTACAACAAGATAAAAATGATAGTTGGTTAACACTAAATATTAGTAGTCAAAAAAGTAGCTTACCTTGGGGATTAACTGTCAATGTTAATGACATACAACTAAATAGTGGTAATTTATTCGTCAAAAATAATCTCAATCCAGAAAAATATTCTCAGTTAAATATCAACCTAGCCAATTTCATCTTTGAAGAAAATAAAAATTTATTCAATGTAGAAGGAAATGTTGTTGCAGGGGGAAATGTTAACCTAACTGGATGGAGAATCCCTTCAGATAACCAATGGGTGTTAAATATTAACGCCGAAAATATCTTGACAGATACTTTTAATCAACTCAATTTAGTCAGATTACCCCTACAAATAAACTCAGGCAAACTAAATAGCAATCTTATTCTTGAATTTCAAAATGAAACCCTTGACAGTATTGAAGGCAACATTAACGTTAACCAAGTAGATGTTTCTTTTCCACAACTACCTTATCCCCTAGTTAACAGCAATGGCAATATAAACCTATCAAAAAATGGAGAAATCAAACTAGATAACATTACAACTAATTTAGGTTTAATTCCAACTCAAGTTACAGGCATTATCGATAAAAATAGAAACTTGAATATTAATGCCAATATTACTAATTCTCTAACCATTGACGATGTAGCTTCCTCTTTGAAGTTAACCCCATTTAATTTAGAAACAGAAGGAAAAATTCAAGGGAATGTTAGCCTAACAGGTAATGTCTATAATCCGATAGTTAAAGTAAAAATTACCAATGCAGATGAAGAAATTAAGGTTGCCAAAATTCCTCTTGATAAAATAACCGCTAATTTAGCTATTATTGACTCTCAGTTAAATATAGAAGATGTCACCATATTGCCAAAAATAGGAGGTGAAATAAAAGGCAACGGTTTTATCAACTTACAAAAAGCTAACAGCAAATTTAGTATTGATTGGCAAGGAAAAGAAATTGATGGCGAAAAACTTCTCAATCTTTATCAACAAACATTACCGATTTCTCTGGGGAAAATTTCAGGTAATTATAATTTTTCTGGGAATTGGCAAGAATTTTCTAATTTTCAATTAACAGGTGCTTCCAACATAAAGTTACCCCAAGGAGAGGCAAGGGTTAAAAACCTACAACTTAACTCTGATTCATGGTTAGCCAATATAGAAATTTCCCAAGGAAGTTTACGAGATTTATCCTTCATCAACTGTGAAAAATTAAAATGTCAAGATTCTATACTTCAGGGGAATTTTAACTTAAGTGGTAATACTCAAAACCTAAACCAAGAAAACTTAAAGCTAGAGGGGAATTTTTCTTTTAACCTAGGAGAAAATCAGATTGTATTAGAAAATACTCATCTCAAGGATAATAACTGGCAAACCACCTTGGAGGTTAATAATTTTCCCCTGACTCAACTTTTATCTTTATCGAATAATCCAGAAAATCAATTTCTCAATGTGCATGGAATTGATAAAGGTAATATAACAGCAGGTTTAATTGTTAAGGGAGATTTAGATAATCAAGAAAATATAAATATAGAAGGGCAAGGCGATATATTTTTACCTCAAGGAAAAATTAAAGTTAATCAAATCAAAGTTGCAGAAAATAATTTTATTGCCAATACTTTTACTGAGGGTTTTTCTCTTTCTCAACTTGATAATAGTTGGGAGGGGCAAGTCAAAGGAGATTTAACAGTAAAAGGGAATGTGAATTCTATTACCCCAGATAAAATAAGTGTTGACGGTAATTTATCTTTTACTCAAGGAATTAGCTTAATTTCTCAACCAGTGACAGTATCTTTTGGTTGGAATGGGGAATACTTACAAGTTAATCGGGCAGTTAGTGAGAATTTTCAAGCAAGGGGAATAATTAATTTAGATACCAAAACTCAAACCATAGAAGATTTTGATTTGGATGTGACTACTCAACAAATGAGTTTGTCAAAACTATCCTTACCTGCTTCCTTGAGTTTACTTAATTATCAGGGTAATGTTGATTTTCAAGGTAAATTAATTGGAAATCTTTCTCAACCTCAGTTAAAAGGAGATGTTACCCTTAACAAATTTGAGATAGCTAATTTAAACTTTTCTCCTCTTCGGGGTGAATTATCTTTTTCTCCACAACAGGGATTGGATTTGGCTTTAAATGATAGTGATAGTGAAGATAAATTAGCCGTAACCTTAGACAATCAATTAAAACCCCAAGAAATCTATCTGCAAAAAGACAGCACACAATTAAGAGGTTTAAGAGAGTCGGAAAATTTCGTTGTTGATATGAGTGAGATACCCTTAGATAAGGTGACAAAATCTTGGAAAAGTTATCTACCTTCGGAAATTAAAGAAGTTGGGGGTATTCTTTCAGGAGAGGTAAGTTTAAACTTAAATGATTATAATATTGATGCCTCTAAAATCACCATTACAAAACCGAGTTTAAATCATCTTCATGGAGATATTCTCACCAGTGAAGTCGTAATGAAAAATGATGTGATTGAATTTATTAATGGTAATTTACAACATCAAGAAAATGAATATAAGTTTACAGGAGAATTGGTTTCTTTAACTCATAATCCACAATTAAAATTAGATGTGGAAATTCGAAATGGAGATATTCAAAATCTTCTTACCAGTTGGGAATTTTTTGAGTTTTCTGATATATCAAAAGGTTTTCAGCCAAGGGAATACGCCTCTGCAAAAGATTTATACTCTGCTAATAGTAATAGTGATAACCAATATTCTGTCGAAAATGATACTATTTCCGTTGTTTCTAATAAATCCGCTTCTTTACCTTCAGAGAGTGATTTATCTGCTAATCCCCCGCTTTTTGCCATTAATTCGGAGGGAGATTCGCTTTTAGAGACAATCGACACTCTGCAAAAAGTTGAGAATAATTTAATTTTAAAAAGGGAGAAAATCTTAGATAAAAACTTACCTTCTTTAGAAGAATTAACGGGTAAATTTAATGGTGTGATAAACTTAGGTTTTTCATCTCAGGATGGTGTTAAGGCTGATTTTGATTTTCGTGGGAATAGTTGGCAATGGGGAAGCTATGAAGGCAATTTTTTACAAGTTACGGGCAGTTATCACAATAGTTTACTCACATTTCTCCCTGTTATTATTAAAAGCGATGAAACAATTTTATCTTTAACTGGGACTTTTCAACCTGAAAGAATATCTGGAGAGGTTACTTTATCTAATTTTCCTCTTTCTCAAATAGCTGATATAGCTAATTTACCTGATACCTTAAATATACAAGGAAATGTTAATAGTGCGATCGCAATTAGTGGTAGTGAAAAAAATCCTCTGGCAAAAGGAAATATTGAAGCTATTGATGTACAAATAAATAATAAAAATATTGATCAAACTAATGCCAGTTTTGGCTTAAGAAATTCTCGTATTGATTTTTTAGCTAGTAGTAATTTAACTAATAATAATGAATCATTAAAACTAATAGGAAGCCTTCCTTTTCAAATTTTTCCTAATTCATCAAAACCTAAGAATAATGATTTTAAACTTGATATAAACTTAAATAAAGATGGTTTTACCTTACTCGATATACTCACTAATAATCAGTTAAAATGGTTAGAAGGAGACGGCAATATTGATTTGAATATAAAAGGAAAATATAATCAAGAAAATAACTCTATTAAAGAAGTTAATACAGAGGGTATCATCACATTAAATAATGGAGTTGTCCAAGGAAAAGCTATTGATAATCAAACGATTTCTAATATTAATGGTCAAGTTTTATTTGATTTTAGCCAATTAAATATTCCTAGTTTAGTGGGAGAATTTAGTGGAGGCAGTATCAGTTTAAATGGACGTTTGCCTCTAGTTGATTCTCAATTGGATAGTCAATTTTTAAGTTTAAATGTTAATGATTTAAGTTTAAATCTTAATGAATTATATAGAGGCAACGCCTCTGCTGAGTTAAATATATCAGGAAGTTTTATTCGTCCTAAATTGGGAGGGGAAATTAATTTATATGATGGACAGATTGAGCTAACTAAAAATCAATCAGACAAAATAATTAGTGAGCAAGGTTTACTGAATGATATTAATATAAGCGATTTATATATTAATTTAAAAGATGATATTATTATTGAACAACCTCCTATTTTAAATTTAAGAGCTAAAGGACAATTAAACTTAAAAGGCAAGTTAAATAATTTATCTCCTCAAGGAATAATTCACTTAACTGACGGTAATATAAACTTATTTACCAGTCAATTAAGTCTTGCTAATAACTATAACAATACAGCAAAATTTACTCCTGAAAATGGGTTTAACCCTTATCTTGATTTACAGTTGGAAAGTTCAGTAACAGAGACAAGTCGCTATCAATTTGCAGATACATCCAATAGTAATGAGATTAGAGATTTAACTAATTTTTCCATCGACACAGTTCAAACAATTAAAATTAAAGCAGGAATAAAAGGATGGAGTGATAACTTAGAAAATAATATAGTATTAAGTAGTAGTCCTCAAAGAAATGAAGCAGAAATTATCGCTCTTTTAGGGGGGGGGTTTTTCAATAATTTAACAGAAGCAAATGGTAATCTTGATTTAGTTAATTTAGCTAGTGCGGCGTTTTTAGGTGGTGTGCAAGGGGAAATTCAAAAAGCATTTGGATTTGATGAATTAAGATTATTTCCTACTCAAATATTAGATCCCGAAAACCGTATTTCTACTCTTGGCTTAGGGGCTGAATTAGCTTTAGATTTGACAGATGATTTGTCTATTTCTATTATGAAAATATTAACTAATGAGCAATCCCCTAGATATAGTATTCGCTATCGTCTCAATGACCAAACTATTTTTAGAGGTTCAAGTGATTTTGAACAAGATACAAGAGGAGTATTAGAATTTGAACATCGTTTTTAA
- a CDS encoding PH domain-containing protein produces the protein MGIREDVFYEGGPHVGDLIINILLAFTVICLPLTVGAIVRSIWLRYRITDRRISVTGGWMGRDRTDIIYSEIVRVVKVPRGLGFWGDIVVTLKDKSRLEMRALPRFREIYDYIAEKAADKTGKPVDAIAK, from the coding sequence ATGGGTATTAGAGAAGACGTATTCTATGAAGGAGGTCCTCATGTGGGGGATCTAATTATCAATATTTTATTGGCGTTTACTGTTATTTGCTTACCTTTAACGGTGGGAGCTATCGTACGTTCTATTTGGTTGCGTTATCGTATTACTGACCGTCGTATCTCTGTTACTGGTGGTTGGATGGGGCGCGATCGCACCGATATTATTTATTCAGAAATTGTCCGAGTGGTAAAAGTGCCTCGTGGTTTAGGTTTTTGGGGTGACATTGTGGTTACTTTAAAAGATAAAAGTCGTTTGGAAATGCGAGCATTACCTCGTTTTCGGGAAATTTATGACTACATAGCCGAAAAAGCGGCGGATAAAACGGGTAAACCCGTAGATGCGATCGCAAAATAA
- the yidC gene encoding membrane protein insertase YidC produces MDFGIGFISTNIMLPILDFFYGIVPSYGFGIIALTLVVRFAVYPLSAGQIRNMRKMRITQPLMKERQAEIQKKYKDNPQKQQEEMGKLMQELGNPLAGCLPLLLQMPILFALFATLRGSPFADINYTVDVQIFPQEQIERIQPQPFATKAQNVFINDGVHNRISAILPAGNKLVVGEKEQIELQTTEGKSLQSIVSDYSDSHLQPRWEVTKGQERVMVTEDGEIQALSTGDATIQITIPGIAADKGFLFIKALGRVGVVGDDGTINWDILGMVIFFGFSIYLNQELSGGGQNTGGNEQQQTVNKITPVIFSGMFLFFPLPAGVLMYIVIANVFQTIQTLVLMREPLPENLQKIVAEREKANKTRDNLPFEKKNLKKKEKTS; encoded by the coding sequence ATGGATTTTGGTATAGGTTTTATATCCACAAACATCATGTTGCCAATCCTTGACTTCTTCTATGGGATTGTGCCTAGTTATGGATTCGGAATTATTGCCCTAACATTAGTCGTTAGGTTTGCGGTTTATCCTCTGAGTGCAGGACAAATTCGCAATATGAGAAAAATGCGTATCACTCAGCCTTTGATGAAAGAAAGACAGGCAGAGATTCAGAAAAAATATAAAGATAATCCCCAAAAACAACAAGAAGAAATGGGGAAACTAATGCAGGAATTGGGCAATCCTCTAGCTGGTTGTTTACCCTTGCTGTTACAAATGCCTATCCTATTCGCTTTGTTTGCTACCCTCAGAGGTTCACCATTTGCAGATATTAACTATACCGTTGATGTGCAAATCTTCCCCCAAGAACAAATCGAGCGTATTCAACCTCAACCCTTTGCCACAAAGGCTCAAAATGTATTTATCAATGACGGGGTACATAATCGTATTTCTGCCATTCTACCAGCAGGAAACAAGTTAGTGGTAGGGGAAAAAGAACAAATTGAATTGCAAACCACAGAAGGCAAATCATTACAATCTATCGTTAGCGATTATTCTGACAGTCATTTACAACCCCGTTGGGAAGTTACCAAAGGGCAAGAAAGAGTCATGGTGACTGAAGATGGTGAGATTCAAGCCCTTTCCACTGGAGATGCAACCATTCAAATAACTATCCCCGGTATTGCCGCCGATAAAGGGTTTTTGTTTATTAAAGCCCTCGGACGTGTAGGAGTTGTCGGCGATGATGGTACGATTAACTGGGATATTCTCGGCATGGTAATCTTCTTCGGTTTCAGTATTTATCTTAACCAAGAATTGTCTGGTGGCGGACAAAATACTGGCGGAAATGAACAGCAACAAACGGTGAATAAAATTACACCTGTTATTTTTTCTGGGATGTTTTTATTTTTCCCTCTTCCTGCAGGGGTTTTAATGTATATCGTTATTGCTAACGTTTTTCAAACGATTCAAACTTTAGTTCTCATGAGAGAACCTTTGCCAGAAAACTTGCAAAAAATTGTGGCAGAAAGAGAAAAAGCCAATAAAACCAGAGATAATCTTCCTTTTGAGAAAAAAAATCTGAAAAAGAAAGAAAAAACTTCTTAG
- the mnmE gene encoding tRNA uridine-5-carboxymethylaminomethyl(34) synthesis GTPase MnmE, producing the protein MQKIVQQETIVAIASAVVPCQGSIGVVRLSGQKALEIAKRIFHPQGKKQWESHRILYGYIKHPDHNTIVDEALLLPMFSPRSYTREDVIEFHCHGGIMPVQQVLELCLEQGARLANSGEFTLRAFLNGRIDLTQAESIAEIVGAKSVEASTVVLASLRGKLAQPIKNIRQTLLDILAEVEARIDFEDDLPPLDEDQVKQNLQASLEEIKQILATKDQGELLRSGIKVAIVGQPNVGKSSLLNAWSRCDRAIVTDLPGTTRDVVESQLVVKGIPIQVLDTAGIRNTEDTVEKIGVERSLQAVNQADLILFTIDASQGWTEKETEIYEKIKGLNIILVINKTDLGNPDTINYPPEIKQIVNTAAAKNEGIEALESAIINTIEKGKTTARNLDIAINQRQAAALTRAKLALNQVEETIKNQLPLDFWTIDLRTAIQALGEITGEEVTESVLDRIFSRFCIGK; encoded by the coding sequence GTGCAAAAAATTGTTCAACAAGAAACCATAGTTGCGATCGCATCTGCTGTAGTACCCTGTCAGGGCAGTATTGGTGTTGTCCGATTAAGCGGTCAGAAAGCCTTAGAAATAGCAAAAAGGATTTTTCACCCTCAAGGCAAAAAACAATGGGAATCCCATCGCATTCTTTACGGTTATATCAAACATCCCGACCATAACACCATCGTCGATGAAGCATTGTTGTTACCCATGTTCTCCCCCCGTTCTTACACAAGGGAAGATGTGATTGAATTTCACTGTCATGGGGGTATAATGCCCGTACAGCAAGTATTAGAATTATGTTTGGAACAAGGAGCAAGGTTAGCAAATTCAGGAGAATTTACCCTCAGAGCCTTTTTAAATGGTAGAATTGACCTCACTCAAGCCGAAAGTATTGCCGAGATTGTTGGAGCAAAATCTGTAGAGGCTTCTACCGTTGTACTAGCATCTCTCAGGGGAAAACTTGCACAACCGATCAAAAATATTCGGCAAACCCTTTTAGATATTCTGGCAGAAGTAGAGGCAAGAATTGATTTTGAGGACGATTTACCGCCCCTCGATGAAGACCAAGTTAAGCAAAATTTACAGGCTAGTTTAGAAGAAATTAAACAGATTTTAGCTACCAAAGATCAAGGGGAATTATTACGCAGTGGGATAAAAGTTGCGATCGTTGGTCAGCCAAATGTAGGTAAATCAAGTCTTTTGAATGCTTGGAGCAGATGCGATCGCGCTATTGTCACCGACTTACCCGGTACAACCAGAGATGTGGTAGAATCCCAATTGGTAGTAAAAGGCATACCCATTCAAGTATTAGACACCGCAGGAATAAGAAACACGGAAGACACAGTGGAAAAAATAGGTGTAGAAAGGTCACTACAAGCCGTCAACCAAGCAGACTTAATTCTATTTACTATAGATGCCAGTCAAGGATGGACAGAAAAAGAAACAGAAATTTATGAAAAAATAAAAGGACTCAACATTATACTGGTCATCAATAAAACCGACTTAGGAAATCCTGACACTATCAATTATCCTCCAGAAATAAAGCAAATAGTCAACACCGCCGCCGCTAAAAATGAAGGCATAGAAGCATTAGAATCAGCCATTATTAATACCATAGAAAAAGGGAAAACTACCGCCAGAAATTTGGATATTGCCATTAACCAGAGACAAGCCGCCGCTTTAACTCGTGCTAAACTAGCTTTAAATCAAGTAGAAGAAACAATCAAAAACCAATTACCTCTCGACTTTTGGACTATCGACTTACGCACAGCTATTCAAGCATTAGGAGAAATAACAGGGGAAGAAGTCACAGAATCTGTTTTAGACCGCATTTTTAGCCGTTTTTGTATTGGCAAATAA
- a CDS encoding DUF177 domain-containing protein, producing the protein METIYIPQLLKMPEQTMKIKLCDRISGLTTLIPVKGIFQVRHGGNFLELQLQADTILTLTCDRCLQTFNYRLKVDTSEIIYLKYEAELDQYYPPEREITGEDLWESLPPDGELIIEEWIYQQLSLAIPLRSLCSNDCQPPGKTSTDNNKNDQRWSALANLKSLMDN; encoded by the coding sequence ATGGAAACTATTTATATTCCACAACTGCTAAAAATGCCTGAGCAAACCATGAAAATCAAGTTGTGCGATCGCATCTCAGGCTTAACCACTCTTATCCCCGTAAAAGGAATATTTCAAGTGCGTCATGGGGGTAACTTTTTAGAGTTACAATTACAAGCAGATACTATTCTTACATTAACGTGCGATCGATGTTTACAAACATTTAATTATCGTTTAAAAGTCGATACCTCAGAAATTATTTATCTCAAATACGAAGCCGAATTAGATCAATATTATCCCCCCGAAAGAGAAATTACAGGGGAAGATTTATGGGAAAGTTTACCCCCCGACGGAGAATTAATTATAGAGGAATGGATTTATCAACAACTATCTTTAGCCATTCCCCTACGCAGTTTATGTAGTAATGATTGTCAACCTCCCGGCAAAACATCCACAGATAACAATAAAAATGATCAACGTTGGTCAGCTTTAGCTAATCTAAAATCATTAATGGATAATTAG
- the rpmH gene encoding 50S ribosomal protein L34 — MSKYTLNGTRRKQKRTSGFRARMRTKNGRKVIQARRNKGRKRLAV; from the coding sequence ATGAGTAAATATACATTAAACGGTACTAGACGTAAGCAAAAAAGAACCTCTGGTTTCCGTGCCCGTATGAGAACCAAAAATGGTAGAAAGGTAATTCAAGCTCGTCGCAATAAGGGTAGAAAAAGATTAGCAGTATAA
- a CDS encoding thioesterase family protein gives MSNFSYSRKIHFADTDSAGVVYFSNLLSICHEAYEEVLLSLGINLSNFFTDKQLAIPIIHAEIDFFKPLFCGDLINIQCQINYISDKVFDVNYLVEKDKNLIAKAITRHICINPETRESQFIPSYLKTLFDK, from the coding sequence ATGAGTAATTTTAGTTATTCCAGAAAAATTCATTTTGCCGATACAGACTCAGCCGGGGTAGTGTATTTTTCCAATTTACTGTCAATTTGTCATGAGGCTTACGAGGAAGTTTTATTAAGTTTAGGCATAAATTTAAGTAATTTTTTTACAGATAAGCAATTAGCAATTCCCATTATTCACGCAGAAATCGATTTTTTTAAACCTTTATTTTGTGGTGATTTGATTAATATTCAATGCCAAATAAATTATATTAGTGATAAAGTTTTTGATGTTAATTATTTGGTAGAAAAAGATAAAAACCTAATTGCAAAAGCCATTACTAGACATATTTGCATCAACCCAGAAACCAGAGAATCACAATTTATTCCTAGTTATTTAAAAACACTTTTTGATAAATAG
- the tsaB gene encoding tRNA (adenosine(37)-N6)-threonylcarbamoyltransferase complex dimerization subunit type 1 TsaB encodes MNKKGLALHTTTGELGVAFVDNHGKYYCQSWDLGRDLANLLQVKLQEFMTPLCLWSDLDFLVVAIGPGSYTSTRIGVVTAKTLAQQLNIPVYGISTLETFAWNQAINKPENSLLAIEMRANNEDIYGGIYQKKDNYLLIKILADEQLKKQKWMEIVSKYQVKFEEKIEVVFAPDKLGFTAKNLLEIAEIKMNYEGIINVDSWQTLQPFYN; translated from the coding sequence ATGAATAAAAAAGGATTAGCTTTACACACTACAACGGGGGAATTAGGGGTTGCTTTTGTTGATAATCATGGAAAATATTATTGTCAGTCGTGGGATTTAGGTAGGGATTTAGCCAATTTATTACAGGTAAAATTGCAAGAATTTATGACTCCTTTGTGTTTGTGGTCAGATTTGGATTTTCTCGTAGTTGCGATCGGACCTGGGAGTTATACTAGTACCAGAATAGGGGTAGTAACAGCTAAAACCCTAGCACAACAATTAAATATTCCTGTTTATGGTATCTCTACTTTAGAAACTTTCGCATGGAATCAGGCAATAAATAAGCCAGAAAATTCTCTTTTAGCAATAGAAATGAGAGCTAATAATGAAGATATTTATGGTGGAATTTATCAAAAAAAAGATAACTATTTATTAATAAAAATACTTGCTGATGAGCAGTTAAAAAAACAGAAATGGATGGAAATAGTTAGTAAGTATCAAGTGAAATTTGAAGAAAAAATAGAGGTAGTATTCGCCCCTGATAAGTTGGGATTTACTGCTAAAAATTTATTAGAAATAGCTGAGATTAAAATGAATTACGAAGGGATAATAAATGTTGATAGTTGGCAGACTTTACAGCCGTTTTATAATTAA